The Geotalea uraniireducens Rf4 genome window below encodes:
- a CDS encoding rod shape-determining protein, with protein MLKIFDALFGMFSNDLAIDLGTANTLVYLKGKGIVVREPSVVAVQKMNNGQQKVLAVGMEAKKMLGRTPGSITAIRPMKDGVIADFDITEEMLRYFIHKVHNRKTLVRPRIVICVPSGITQVEKRAVKESAESAGAREVYLIEEPMAAAIGAGLPITEASGNMIVDIGGGTTEVAVISLAGIVYTKSVRVGGDKMDEAIVQYIKRKYNLLIGDRMAEIIKIDIGEAYAGGDVRTMDVKGRDLVSGIPKTIEINSNEIRDALSEPVNAIVDAVRICLERTPPELAADIVDKGIVLAGGGALLRNLDSLLREETGLPVVTAEDPLSCVVLGSGKVLDELALLRNVAISS; from the coding sequence ATGCTTAAGATTTTTGATGCCCTGTTCGGCATGTTTTCCAACGACCTTGCCATAGACCTCGGCACTGCCAACACCCTGGTCTATTTGAAGGGTAAGGGAATAGTAGTTCGTGAGCCGTCCGTTGTTGCCGTGCAGAAAATGAACAATGGCCAGCAGAAGGTTCTTGCCGTCGGTATGGAGGCAAAGAAGATGCTTGGCCGCACGCCGGGCAGCATCACTGCCATCCGTCCCATGAAGGACGGCGTTATCGCCGATTTCGACATAACCGAAGAAATGCTCCGTTATTTCATTCATAAGGTACACAATCGCAAGACCCTCGTCCGTCCCCGCATCGTCATCTGCGTTCCGTCGGGCATCACGCAGGTGGAGAAGAGGGCGGTCAAGGAGTCAGCCGAGTCGGCCGGGGCTCGCGAGGTCTACCTGATCGAGGAGCCGATGGCTGCGGCCATCGGGGCAGGCCTGCCGATAACCGAGGCGAGCGGCAACATGATCGTCGATATAGGCGGCGGCACCACCGAGGTTGCGGTAATCTCCCTGGCCGGTATTGTCTATACCAAATCGGTACGGGTCGGCGGCGATAAAATGGACGAGGCGATCGTTCAGTACATCAAGCGCAAGTACAACCTTCTCATCGGTGACCGGATGGCCGAGATCATCAAGATAGATATCGGCGAAGCCTATGCCGGTGGCGATGTGCGCACCATGGATGTGAAGGGTCGTGACCTGGTGTCCGGCATACCCAAGACCATCGAGATCAACTCCAACGAAATTCGCGATGCGCTTTCCGAGCCGGTCAACGCCATAGTCGATGCGGTGCGTATCTGTCTCGAGAGGACCCCGCCCGAACTGGCCGCCGATATCGTCGACAAGGGGATCGTTCTCGCAGGTGGCGGTGCGCTTTTGCGCAACCTGGACAGCCTGCTTCGGGAGGAGACCGGATTGCCGGTGGTGACTGCCGAAGATCCCCTTTCCTGTGTCGTTCTCGGCTCCGGAAAAGTTCTCGACGAACTGGCGCTGTTGCGTAACGTGGCGATAAGCTCATAA
- a CDS encoding D-sedoheptulose 7-phosphate isomerase, with the protein MIDEIKAQLDSHQKVMESVKGELAPKIAAVADLLVDALGNGKKLLVMGNGGSAADAQHFAAEIVGRFKMERRGLPAIALTTDTSILTAIGNDYGFEQIFRRQIEALACEGDVVVGISTSGTSKNVHGALLLADQVGCRTIGLLGKDGGTIREIVDVDLTVSCDDTPRVQEGHITIIHIICDLLEKRLFG; encoded by the coding sequence ATGATAGATGAGATCAAGGCTCAGCTCGATTCCCATCAAAAGGTGATGGAATCGGTTAAGGGGGAACTCGCACCGAAGATCGCCGCTGTCGCCGATCTTCTCGTCGATGCTCTGGGGAACGGGAAGAAGCTGCTGGTGATGGGTAATGGCGGCTCGGCGGCCGATGCCCAGCATTTTGCCGCGGAGATCGTCGGCCGTTTCAAGATGGAGCGTCGCGGCCTGCCTGCCATTGCCCTGACGACCGACACCTCCATACTTACTGCCATCGGTAATGATTACGGATTCGAGCAGATATTCAGACGCCAGATCGAAGCCTTGGCCTGCGAGGGGGACGTGGTGGTCGGAATTTCCACGAGCGGCACCTCGAAGAACGTCCATGGCGCCCTCCTGCTCGCCGACCAAGTCGGCTGCCGGACCATCGGCCTGCTCGGGAAGGATGGCGGCACCATCAGGGAGATCGTCGACGTGGATCTTACCGTTTCCTGTGACGATACGCCGCGGGTGCAGGAGGGGCATATCACCATCATCCATATCATCTGCGACCTGCTGGAAAAGCGGTTGTTCGGGTGA
- a CDS encoding dTDP-4-dehydrorhamnose 3,5-epimerase family protein, producing MSNAMEFKKGKIHDVIVKPLGKYLDERGWLAELFRADELDAGIMPVMAYISMTQPGVARGPHEHVEQTDYFCFIGPSNFKVYLWDRRKDSPTYGVKQVVYTGVDLPMMMVVPPGVVHAYKNVGIDNGIVFNGPNKLYAGEGKKLPVDEIRHEEAVGSPFVLD from the coding sequence ATGAGCAATGCAATGGAATTCAAAAAGGGCAAAATCCACGATGTGATCGTAAAACCCCTCGGCAAATATCTTGACGAGCGCGGCTGGCTTGCCGAGTTGTTTCGAGCCGATGAGCTGGACGCCGGGATCATGCCGGTCATGGCGTATATCTCCATGACCCAGCCTGGTGTAGCCCGCGGTCCCCATGAGCATGTGGAACAGACCGATTATTTCTGCTTCATCGGCCCCTCCAATTTCAAGGTATACCTGTGGGACCGCCGCAAGGACTCTCCCACATACGGCGTGAAACAGGTCGTTTATACCGGGGTGGACCTGCCGATGATGATGGTCGTCCCGCCGGGTGTGGTTCATGCTTACAAGAATGTCGGCATTGACAACGGCATCGTCTTTAACGGCCCCAACAAGCTCTATGCCGGGGAAGGGAAGAAGCTGCCGGTTGACGAGATTCGCCATGAAGAGGCTGTCGGATCGCCGTTTGTGCTGGATTGA
- the mreC gene encoding rod shape-determining protein MreC, which yields MRELFSKYKIHLFTGIFLFVALIFYSFNLKNKEHANPFERTVMNVMAPILRIGAAGNGFVSVVWSDYLDLVNVRKENKELRQSIKILNTRQMENREALIANERLKRLLELKTSLQTPALAASVIGEDGSPWFKTLVIDRGEADGLSEGMPVVAVDGVVGRLIKVAANSSRVLLLTDHASAVAAVVQRSRARGVVKGTGGGRCSLEFALRDEDVKVGDVVISSGIGGVFPKGLNVGEVTMVKKGTYGIFQTVEVRPTVNIARLEEVLVLLQQKHD from the coding sequence ATGAGAGAACTGTTCAGCAAATACAAGATTCATCTGTTCACGGGGATATTTCTCTTTGTCGCCCTTATTTTCTATTCGTTCAACCTGAAGAATAAGGAGCATGCCAACCCCTTTGAACGGACAGTGATGAATGTTATGGCGCCCATATTGAGAATAGGCGCTGCGGGCAACGGTTTTGTCTCCGTAGTCTGGTCCGATTACCTGGACCTGGTTAATGTGCGCAAGGAAAACAAGGAACTGCGGCAGAGCATAAAGATACTGAATACGCGCCAGATGGAGAATCGTGAGGCGCTGATCGCCAATGAACGGCTGAAGAGGTTGCTGGAATTGAAGACCTCCCTGCAAACCCCCGCTTTGGCCGCTTCCGTAATCGGCGAAGATGGTTCGCCCTGGTTCAAGACACTCGTTATCGACCGGGGCGAGGCAGACGGTCTTTCTGAAGGGATGCCTGTTGTTGCAGTAGACGGGGTCGTCGGCAGGTTGATCAAGGTGGCGGCCAATAGTTCGCGAGTGCTTCTGCTCACGGACCATGCCAGTGCCGTAGCAGCTGTCGTTCAGCGCTCCAGAGCCAGAGGGGTGGTGAAGGGTACGGGGGGCGGCCGCTGTTCCCTGGAATTCGCCCTCCGTGATGAAGACGTGAAGGTTGGTGATGTCGTCATCAGCTCGGGCATTGGCGGCGTGTTTCCCAAGGGTCTGAATGTCGGCGAGGTGACGATGGTGAAAAAGGGGACGTACGGGATATTTCAGACCGTCGAGGTGCGTCCGACCGTTAACATAGCCAGGCTTGAAGAGGTGCTGGTGCTTCTCCAGCAGAAACATGATTAG
- the mreD gene encoding rod shape-determining protein MreD codes for MIRFVRLCFIIIAAVLAQVTLLSPYLSDPFQPNLLIIIVVYLGLRSAARFRGLAAFSLGLLHDCFSGLYLGLSGFSYLFIYLLIDKTSDRLYTDSRYLMILVVFLASVICGLLDLLLLLIFSAANSIYTTLLPSLLPQALVNTLIASLIFTFPVSVAQEENR; via the coding sequence ATGATTAGATTTGTAAGGCTCTGTTTTATCATCATTGCCGCTGTGCTGGCTCAGGTAACGCTCTTATCGCCCTATTTGAGCGACCCTTTCCAGCCTAACCTGCTGATTATCATCGTCGTTTATCTGGGGCTCCGTTCAGCCGCCCGCTTTCGCGGCCTGGCCGCTTTTTCCCTGGGGCTCCTCCATGACTGTTTCAGCGGTCTCTACCTGGGGCTTAGCGGTTTTTCATACCTCTTTATCTATCTCCTCATCGACAAAACTTCGGACCGTCTCTATACCGACAGCCGCTACCTGATGATCCTCGTGGTTTTTCTTGCCTCCGTAATCTGCGGTCTGCTGGATCTGCTGCTGCTGCTGATCTTTTCGGCTGCAAACAGTATCTACACTACCCTGTTGCCGTCACTCCTTCCCCAGGCGCTCGTTAATACCCTCATCGCCTCCCTGATCTTCACTTTTCCGGTTTCCGTCGCTCAGGAGGAAAACCGATGA
- a CDS encoding glycosyltransferase: MNNPALDIIVPVWNRPIETRNCLVSLLNYSPNARFIMVDNGSDRETERLLQEFAEGLDDRALLLRNDVNQGEVKALNRGLEKGSAEYLAVVRNTSLASAGWLEPLLEFARQRPDAGLIVPRLVNAAHAKSEAHGSQSGPYREVCHGSFAAMLIKKELYDAIGGFDEQMDGGLWCLKDYSRRACRAGFLTFSVSGGTVYFVEEVTLGSVVRREEMMQRTISQFRESWGGAAAYCMIMPKGADLAVVGQKIELLLKGARQGNFFSIVVHSALYKEMVKAGYVSLHENIRIEPLPLFCTAARARKILARIVSERPDTVVVAGIDGITFAGVESPLTFAEFEDRIRRLQ, encoded by the coding sequence ATGAATAACCCGGCACTCGACATCATTGTGCCTGTCTGGAACAGGCCGATTGAAACCCGTAACTGCCTCGTGAGCCTTCTCAATTATTCCCCCAATGCCCGCTTCATAATGGTGGACAACGGCAGCGACCGGGAAACGGAAAGACTTTTGCAGGAGTTTGCGGAAGGGCTTGACGACCGGGCGCTCCTTTTGCGCAACGATGTCAACCAGGGGGAGGTAAAGGCCCTGAACAGGGGGCTGGAAAAGGGATCGGCCGAATACCTTGCCGTGGTCAGGAATACCTCTTTGGCGAGCGCCGGGTGGTTGGAGCCGTTGCTGGAGTTTGCACGGCAGAGGCCGGATGCCGGTCTGATCGTCCCCCGGCTTGTCAACGCTGCGCATGCAAAGAGCGAAGCCCATGGCTCTCAGTCCGGTCCGTATCGTGAAGTGTGCCATGGTTCTTTTGCCGCCATGTTGATAAAAAAAGAGCTCTACGACGCAATCGGCGGTTTTGACGAGCAGATGGACGGCGGCCTCTGGTGCCTTAAGGATTATTCCCGCCGGGCCTGCCGGGCCGGCTTTCTTACCTTCAGCGTTTCCGGCGGGACGGTTTATTTCGTCGAGGAGGTGACGCTCGGCTCCGTCGTCAGGCGTGAGGAAATGATGCAGAGGACGATTTCCCAGTTTCGTGAAAGCTGGGGGGGGGCTGCGGCATATTGCATGATTATGCCGAAGGGTGCTGACCTGGCTGTGGTGGGACAAAAGATTGAATTGCTCTTGAAGGGTGCGCGTCAGGGGAATTTTTTCAGCATCGTCGTCCATTCGGCTTTGTACAAGGAGATGGTTAAGGCCGGCTACGTATCTCTCCATGAAAATATTCGCATAGAGCCGCTGCCGCTGTTTTGCACAGCCGCCAGGGCGCGTAAGATACTGGCCCGCATTGTGTCGGAACGGCCGGATACGGTGGTGGTTGCCGGCATCGATGGCATAACTTTTGCCGGCGTGGAGAGTCCGTTGACTTTTGCGGAATTTGAAGACAGGATCAGGAGGTTGCAATGA
- a CDS encoding phosphoribosylaminoimidazolesuccinocarboxamide synthase has protein sequence MSKLVLTTDFPDLKLAARGKVRDIYDLGETLLIVTTDRISAFDVIMNEGIPDKGYVLTQISAFWFRQMEDIIPNHIISTEVKDFPAECQKYADVLEGRSMLVKKAKPLPAECIVRGYISGSGWKDYQATGSVCGITLPAGLKESDRLPEPIFTPSTKAELGTHDENISFEKMVDMCGKDIAEKVRDITLKIYKKARDIADGKGIIIADTKFEYGIYEGELIIIDECMTPDSSRFWPKDSYQPGGPQPSFDKQFLRDYLETLDWDKTAPAPPLPEEIVRKTGEKYMEALVKLTGKGK, from the coding sequence ATGAGCAAACTGGTTCTTACAACCGACTTCCCCGACCTGAAACTGGCCGCACGGGGCAAGGTGCGCGACATCTATGACCTGGGAGAGACGCTCCTCATCGTTACCACGGACCGCATTTCCGCCTTTGACGTCATCATGAACGAGGGGATTCCCGACAAGGGGTACGTACTTACCCAGATATCGGCCTTCTGGTTCCGGCAGATGGAAGATATCATCCCGAACCATATCATCTCCACGGAGGTCAAGGATTTTCCCGCCGAGTGCCAAAAGTACGCGGATGTTCTCGAAGGGCGCTCCATGCTGGTGAAAAAGGCCAAGCCGCTCCCCGCGGAATGCATCGTCCGCGGCTACATTTCCGGCTCCGGGTGGAAGGATTACCAGGCAACCGGCTCCGTATGCGGCATCACACTGCCTGCTGGATTGAAGGAATCGGACCGGCTCCCCGAGCCGATTTTTACCCCGTCGACCAAGGCAGAGCTCGGCACCCACGACGAGAACATCTCTTTCGAGAAAATGGTCGATATGTGCGGCAAGGACATTGCCGAAAAGGTGCGGGACATCACCCTGAAAATCTACAAGAAGGCCCGCGACATCGCCGACGGCAAAGGGATCATCATTGCCGACACCAAGTTCGAATACGGCATCTACGAGGGTGAACTGATCATCATCGACGAGTGCATGACCCCCGACTCCAGCCGCTTCTGGCCGAAAGACAGCTACCAGCCTGGCGGGCCGCAGCCGAGCTTCGACAAGCAGTTCCTCCGCGACTACCTGGAGACCCTCGACTGGGACAAGACTGCCCCTGCCCCTCCCCTCCCCGAGGAGATCGTCAGGAAGACCGGCGAGAAGTACATGGAAGCGCTGGTGAAGCTCACCGGCAAGGGGAAGTAG
- the gmhB gene encoding D-glycero-beta-D-manno-heptose 1,7-bisphosphate 7-phosphatase — MTKLRRAVFLDRDGTINVEKEYLHRVEEFEFIPGAAEAIRLLNDAGLLVIVVTNQSGIARGYYDEAALEEIHRHMERELSRFGASVDACYFCPHHPQHGIGDYRKECACRKPLPGMLIQAADDWSIDLSASFIIGDKLADVEAGLKAGCLPLLVRTGYGAGEEAALPEGVKAYDDILAATRAIVDASAA; from the coding sequence ATGACAAAGCTGCGGCGGGCCGTATTTCTTGATCGTGACGGCACCATCAATGTGGAAAAGGAATACCTGCACCGGGTTGAGGAGTTCGAATTCATCCCCGGCGCAGCTGAGGCGATAAGGCTTCTGAACGATGCCGGTTTACTGGTGATCGTGGTGACGAACCAGTCGGGCATTGCCAGGGGGTATTACGACGAGGCCGCACTGGAAGAGATCCATCGCCATATGGAACGCGAACTGTCACGCTTCGGTGCGTCGGTAGACGCATGTTATTTCTGTCCCCACCATCCGCAGCACGGCATCGGCGACTACCGGAAGGAATGCGCCTGCCGCAAGCCGTTGCCGGGGATGCTTATCCAGGCGGCTGATGACTGGTCCATCGACCTCTCCGCATCGTTCATCATCGGCGACAAGCTGGCGGATGTGGAGGCCGGGCTCAAGGCGGGGTGTCTGCCGCTTCTGGTGAGGACCGGTTATGGCGCCGGGGAAGAGGCCGCCCTTCCCGAGGGGGTCAAGGCCTATGACGATATACTGGCCGCGACCCGGGCGATTGTCGATGCATCAGCAGCGTAA
- the mrdA gene encoding penicillin-binding protein 2 codes for MKDQHYIRENGEPNRRIFGLSITAAAMFFLLLTRLWYLQILESENLLDQSENNRLRFVPVAAPRGAILDRNGKVIVSNSPSFSVAVIPQDVKDKDALIDSLSRYLNLDRAELLGKWQKGKGRAKYYPIIVASGITRDQLEFLEENRLRLAGVDIEMKPVREYANGMLAAHLLGYLGEISESEMDIEQFREYNAGDYVGKSGIERSWEMELHGADGGRQIEVDARGRFLRTVTETNPTIGNSLVLTIDSDLQKQTEQAFGDKAGAAVVMDVNSGEILAFSSNPGFDPSLFTGRMSPEQWKSYLEDKRHPLENKALKGQYPPGSTFKVITALAGLEEGLIDENTTVDCGGSYKVGNNTFKCWNKKGHGRVNLKQALKESCDVYFYQLGERLGVDKIAVYAKKFGLGEPLGIGLDNEKGGMIPTAAWKEKKYGKKWYRGETLPVAIGQGYVLTTPIQLASMIATVANEGTIYRPQLVKRIIDPDGKVVKEFKPRVIARIGMKPASYRAIKDGLLAVVNESRGTGGMARLYEVKVAGKTGTSQVVKLRDNQGNVPYQFRDHALFVGFAPYDKPEVAVGVIVEHGEHGGGAAAPIAGRILRAYFEGKGIIRKPVKKEDAVDAAEVAPEAGKEEQKTVNSEE; via the coding sequence ATGAAGGATCAGCATTATATCCGGGAAAACGGGGAGCCCAATAGACGTATTTTCGGCCTTTCCATTACGGCAGCTGCCATGTTTTTCCTGCTCCTGACCAGGCTCTGGTACCTGCAGATCCTTGAGTCTGAAAACCTTCTCGATCAATCGGAGAACAACCGGCTGCGGTTCGTTCCGGTCGCCGCCCCGCGGGGAGCGATCCTCGACCGTAACGGCAAGGTAATCGTGAGCAACTCACCTTCGTTCAGTGTAGCGGTAATACCGCAGGATGTGAAGGACAAGGATGCGCTCATTGACAGCCTGTCCAGGTATCTCAACCTGGATCGGGCTGAGTTGCTGGGAAAATGGCAGAAGGGGAAGGGGCGGGCAAAATATTACCCCATTATCGTTGCGTCGGGGATTACCCGCGACCAACTGGAGTTTCTCGAAGAGAACCGGCTGCGACTTGCCGGTGTCGATATCGAGATGAAGCCGGTCAGGGAGTATGCCAACGGCATGCTTGCGGCGCACCTGCTTGGTTATCTGGGCGAGATAAGCGAGTCGGAGATGGATATCGAGCAGTTCAGGGAATACAACGCCGGTGACTATGTGGGCAAAAGCGGCATTGAGCGGAGCTGGGAGATGGAACTGCACGGCGCCGACGGCGGACGGCAGATCGAGGTGGACGCAAGGGGGAGGTTTTTACGGACCGTCACCGAAACAAACCCGACTATCGGCAACAGCCTGGTCTTGACCATCGATTCCGATCTGCAGAAACAGACGGAACAGGCCTTTGGCGATAAGGCCGGCGCCGCCGTGGTAATGGATGTCAATAGCGGTGAAATCCTCGCCTTTTCCAGCAATCCCGGTTTTGACCCGTCGCTCTTCACCGGACGGATGTCGCCGGAACAATGGAAATCATACCTTGAGGATAAACGGCATCCGCTGGAGAACAAGGCGCTCAAAGGCCAGTACCCTCCCGGTTCGACCTTTAAGGTGATCACTGCCTTGGCCGGCCTCGAAGAGGGACTTATCGACGAGAACACCACTGTCGATTGCGGCGGCTCTTACAAGGTGGGTAACAATACCTTCAAATGCTGGAATAAGAAGGGGCACGGGAGGGTAAACCTGAAACAGGCCCTGAAAGAGTCCTGCGATGTCTACTTCTACCAGCTTGGAGAACGCCTGGGGGTGGACAAGATAGCTGTCTACGCGAAAAAATTCGGCCTAGGGGAACCGTTGGGGATCGGGCTGGATAACGAGAAGGGCGGAATGATTCCCACCGCTGCCTGGAAGGAAAAAAAATACGGTAAGAAGTGGTATCGCGGCGAGACGCTTCCTGTTGCCATCGGCCAGGGGTATGTGCTGACAACCCCCATTCAGCTGGCCTCCATGATAGCCACTGTCGCCAATGAAGGAACGATCTACCGGCCGCAGTTGGTGAAACGGATAATCGATCCCGACGGGAAAGTGGTCAAGGAGTTCAAGCCCCGGGTAATCGCCAGGATCGGCATGAAGCCCGCCAGTTACAGGGCGATTAAGGACGGCCTCTTGGCCGTTGTCAACGAGTCCCGCGGCACAGGGGGCATGGCGCGTCTTTACGAGGTCAAGGTTGCAGGAAAAACCGGCACGTCCCAGGTGGTCAAATTGCGTGACAACCAGGGGAATGTTCCTTACCAGTTCCGGGATCATGCCCTTTTTGTCGGATTTGCCCCCTATGACAAGCCGGAAGTGGCAGTAGGCGTGATCGTCGAACATGGCGAGCACGGCGGCGGAGCTGCGGCTCCTATTGCCGGCCGTATCCTGCGGGCATATTTTGAAGGTAAGGGAATAATCAGGAAACCGGTCAAGAAAGAAGATGCGGTTGATGCGGCCGAGGTGGCTCCTGAAGCGGGCAAGGAAGAACAAAAAACCGTGAATAGTGAAGAGTAA
- the rfbA gene encoding glucose-1-phosphate thymidylyltransferase RfbA, with product MNKGIKKGILLAGGAGSRLYPLTLVASKQLQPVYDKPMIYYPLATLMMAGIDDILIISTPHDTPRFEALLGDGSRWGIRLTYKVQPEPKGIAQAFLVGEDFVGNDPVCLILGDNIFYGKMGLDRSVAEFEGGAKIFGYYVQDPERYGVVEFDGQGNAVSIEEKPNKPKTNFAVPGLYLYDGKVVDIAKNMKPSPRGELEITDINLEYLRRGELKVEKLGRGIAWLDTGTHQSLLEASHFIGTLEARQGLKIACLEEVALRMGFLDCKGMAAAIEDTPNSSYRDYLVRVYNESELCGGSRKS from the coding sequence ATGAACAAAGGTATCAAAAAAGGCATATTGCTCGCCGGCGGAGCGGGAAGCAGGCTTTACCCGTTGACCCTTGTGGCCAGCAAGCAGCTTCAACCGGTCTACGATAAGCCGATGATCTACTATCCCCTTGCCACGCTGATGATGGCCGGGATCGACGACATTCTCATCATCTCCACGCCACACGACACACCGCGCTTCGAGGCGCTCCTCGGTGACGGCTCACGGTGGGGCATCCGTCTCACCTACAAGGTGCAGCCCGAGCCGAAGGGGATTGCCCAGGCCTTCCTGGTGGGAGAGGATTTTGTCGGTAATGACCCTGTCTGCCTTATCCTCGGCGACAACATCTTTTACGGCAAGATGGGGCTGGACCGGTCGGTCGCCGAGTTCGAGGGTGGGGCGAAGATCTTTGGTTATTATGTACAGGACCCGGAACGTTACGGCGTAGTCGAGTTCGACGGCCAGGGAAACGCCGTAAGCATCGAGGAAAAGCCGAACAAGCCAAAGACCAACTTTGCTGTGCCGGGTCTTTATCTCTATGACGGCAAGGTAGTCGATATTGCGAAGAATATGAAGCCTTCTCCCCGCGGGGAGCTGGAAATAACGGACATCAACCTGGAATACCTCCGCCGTGGCGAACTGAAGGTGGAGAAACTGGGGCGGGGAATAGCCTGGCTCGATACCGGCACCCACCAGAGTCTTCTGGAAGCGAGTCACTTCATCGGCACCCTGGAGGCGCGGCAGGGGTTGAAGATCGCCTGCCTTGAGGAGGTTGCCCTGCGTATGGGATTTCTCGACTGCAAGGGTATGGCGGCTGCGATCGAGGACACCCCCAATTCCAGTTATCGCGACTACCTTGTGCGCGTCTACAACGAGAGCGAACTTTGCGGAGGGAGCAGGAAATCATGA
- a CDS encoding SurA N-terminal domain-containing protein, which translates to MLGIMRKYKQSVLIKIVFCVIVFSFIGTIFLVWGRGDKTDSGDFAAKVNGTKISFDEYQKNYYRMKGIYEQIYGRSMTPEMEKQLGIKKTALESLIDNALILKEAKRLGIDVNRDEISAEIAKMPAFQKDGVFNFDQYTQMLKANRITPQNFEESMEEDMLVKKTREKIKERATVSDQDLLQAFKKQNDKIDLSFIAFSPAEVKGEVKVTDQDLNSYLQGHQEEFKTPEQLSIAYAVLDPAQFAAKLTVSDEEAQTYYQKNIDRYQGKGGILPFAEVKEQAKADALKLKSTKEAYEKVADAVNKNLKNADINAAAASLGVKVLETPLFTEKAPATALAGEADVIKKALFLKQGELGGPVETSKGIYLIKVKEKIPAAVPPLAQIKTQVSQKVAEEKARELAKKKAEEALAQLTKGSAVKLQETGSFGYAPTGVVPRIGTSADLMEAAFALTTAAPAAKTPFKVGNSWYAVKLKQRTEANTADFQKSKEQLKQALLPKKQQETLDNWLKELKSKAKIVINPAITAD; encoded by the coding sequence ATGCTTGGCATAATGAGAAAATATAAACAATCGGTCCTCATCAAGATTGTTTTCTGCGTCATCGTCTTTTCCTTCATCGGCACCATCTTCCTGGTCTGGGGAAGAGGCGACAAAACCGACAGCGGCGACTTTGCCGCTAAAGTCAACGGCACCAAGATCTCGTTCGATGAGTATCAAAAGAATTATTACCGCATGAAGGGGATTTACGAACAGATTTATGGCCGTTCCATGACGCCGGAGATGGAGAAACAGCTGGGGATCAAGAAAACGGCCCTCGAGTCGCTTATCGACAACGCATTGATCCTCAAGGAAGCCAAACGGCTGGGGATCGATGTCAACCGGGACGAAATTTCAGCCGAAATAGCTAAAATGCCGGCCTTCCAGAAAGACGGCGTCTTCAATTTCGACCAGTACACCCAGATGTTGAAGGCAAACCGCATAACCCCGCAGAATTTTGAGGAGAGCATGGAAGAAGACATGCTCGTCAAAAAGACCCGCGAAAAAATCAAGGAGCGCGCCACTGTAAGCGATCAGGACCTGCTCCAGGCCTTCAAGAAACAGAACGACAAGATCGACCTCTCGTTCATCGCATTCTCTCCCGCAGAGGTCAAGGGTGAAGTCAAGGTCACCGATCAGGACCTGAACAGCTACCTCCAGGGGCACCAGGAAGAGTTCAAGACCCCGGAACAGCTGAGCATCGCCTACGCCGTACTCGATCCCGCCCAGTTTGCGGCAAAGCTGACCGTGAGCGATGAGGAAGCGCAGACTTACTATCAGAAAAACATCGACCGCTATCAGGGCAAAGGGGGAATACTTCCATTTGCCGAAGTAAAGGAGCAGGCCAAGGCAGACGCACTGAAGCTGAAAAGCACCAAGGAAGCCTATGAAAAGGTGGCCGACGCCGTCAACAAGAACCTGAAAAACGCCGACATCAACGCCGCAGCAGCTTCCCTCGGAGTAAAGGTCCTCGAGACGCCGCTCTTCACGGAAAAGGCGCCGGCAACCGCCCTTGCAGGCGAAGCGGACGTGATCAAAAAGGCCTTATTCCTCAAGCAGGGTGAACTGGGAGGACCGGTTGAAACAAGCAAGGGGATTTACCTCATCAAGGTGAAAGAAAAGATTCCGGCTGCCGTACCGCCACTGGCGCAGATCAAGACCCAGGTCAGCCAGAAGGTTGCCGAAGAAAAAGCCCGCGAACTGGCGAAGAAAAAGGCTGAAGAAGCGCTGGCACAGTTGACGAAAGGCAGCGCCGTGAAACTTCAGGAGACCGGCAGCTTCGGCTACGCCCCCACCGGCGTCGTTCCCCGGATCGGCACCTCGGCGGACCTGATGGAAGCAGCCTTCGCCCTGACCACGGCCGCTCCGGCAGCAAAGACACCGTTCAAGGTTGGCAACAGCTGGTATGCCGTGAAACTCAAGCAACGCACCGAAGCCAACACAGCCGATTTCCAGAAGAGCAAGGAGCAGCTTAAACAGGCCCTCCTCCCCAAAAAGCAGCAGGAAACCCTGGACAACTGGCTGAAAGAGCTGAAGAGCAAGGCAAAGATTGTTATCAACCCGGCCATAACTGCCGACTAA